The stretch of DNA CggaaaataagcaaattttcgtttactccctgtgtagattttttttctgtttaccccctgcaaaacatagattccctcattttgccccctggatgtacagcaggacatgtgactatGCACatatgctgacgtggcttgtacacgtgggaaaaaaatcatttatattttttaaaaaaattctacgtcagataatatattattttaaaaaaaaaacaaattttttcctaaaataaaaaaaaaaacaaattttttcctaaaattaaaaaaaaacgaatttttttattttgtaccaaaaataaagatttactccaagACTTACTCCCAAATaacggtggaagcaaacgattTTCGACGAAGCTTGAACCATGAAGAAGTAAAGTAAAGTTATGCagaaaaaagtaaagttttgtttttaaaaaaataaagattctatttttttttaattaaaaaaattttaaaataaatctttaaaatttttaatttaaaaataaattttatttgggagtaaatctttatttttggtgcaaaataaaaacattcgttttttttttattttaggaaaaaaaattaaaatttatgcagaaaaaagtaaagttttgtttttaaaaaataaagattctatttttttttaattaaaaaagatttaaaaataaatctttaaaattttcaatttaaaaataaattttatttgggagtaaatctttatttttggtgcaaaataaaaaaaatacgttttttttttattttaggaatttttttaaaaatataatatattatctgacgtggaatttttttaaaaaatataaatgatttttttccacctgtacaagccacgtcaacaTATGTGCACAGTGACATGTCCTTCTGTACAtccagggggcaaaatgagggaatcaatattttgcagggggtaaatgatcatttacccttgtttatatttataaaaaaaaaaattctcaaaataactatcatcattttcactttttaatgtcatgttaatttattttttttaaattataccTCTAATTAATATCATgtgcattatttttttaacttttgtaaatgATGGTTGTgccaaaaaatttatttttatttaatggggTAAGGCAAGCGTCGTCAGTCCTCCTAACTAAAGAAAATCCTAGGTAATAAGTGAGATATCACCCAAATACGGCGCTTAAGTTCGGGGTGATATCGAACGATAAGGGGAGCGGGCGGGTTTGGGCGACCCGTAGAATCGAGTACTTAATTACttatagtaaaataataatagtctACTGGAtttttttcaaggaaaaatATTGTATAATAATGATGTCGAATCCGCGAGTCGGGAGACTCTGAATTATGCCGAAGAAAAGCTGAACGAACGTCGTGTGGTTACATCTTACCCAAAAGGTTCCACAACATGTCTTTCGAACTGTCTATTACCTGGAAATTGATCAAAAACATACGGAAAAAGCCACCGAGACGTTTCCGTCTGGACAAAACAGATTCGCATTTCCCAGTCGAAAAAATGGGTTCCTTTTTCGTCGTGcatttttcattcattatttTACGGTGCAATAGTTAATGAGACTAATTagataaaattattattctatTTTCCTCAATTATATATAGCCTCTCGTTAATACGTGTGAAATGattaaatatgataatttttataaGACTCAGATAGTATTATTTAAAGTTAATACCTTtgcaaacaatttttttactcGGGAAATTTTACAAAAGTACTATTTATTAAtgatatgaaaaagaaaaagaaaaagaaataaataaaaaaaaaagtataatataaaagataatattaataattcacTAATTGATACCGTAAAACGAATTAGaacgattttttttctctaaacttcttataattcaatatattaatGAATGTATACACTTCATAATTAAGGAGATGATACACATTCCATTATATAGTGccaaaaagattacaaaatttaaaacttacattacattacattacattacatatatGATGACACATTGATACGTACTGTTTATTCATTAATCCATAGATGCATTAAACAAGCTACAcataacacacacacacaaatctAATTATGATATAATCCAAACTATGAAGTACATATTTTCAACTTTCTAGTAGAAGAGAATTTTTGCAAGACGAACAAAGTTGAATGCAGTGTAAACAAGAAATGCAAGCCCAACCAAAGTAGAACTTGATCTCCAAGCATCTCTAAAATAAACCAACCACAATGCAGCCATAGTACGGTtccaaatattttgataatgttTATTAAGCTCATTAATAATCTCATAGTAACATGTTGAATTCACCACAACATGTTTACAAAGACCATTAACAAGCATTGCCACTTCTTTATCACTTCCCATTTCATGCACAATCACTTCTTTCTCAACCAAAAAATCAACATCAACTTGTGTATGTATAAGAGAATCAAGAAGTGAAACATAATTGCATATATAAGGTTGTTCTTGATATTGACATTGTTCGAGCGCAATTAGGTTCCGTAAAACGCATTCTGTTGTGTGGTCAACCTTCAACTGTGGAATTCTGAGACGTGCTTTGAAATTATTCAAACATGAAAATGAAGGTAAACAACCTAAGCAGAGAAAATAACTTAGAAATGGTTTTTTCTCAAATGTTATATCAAGTAATCTTCCCTTGACAACTTTCTCGAAACTCACACCGGAGTCCATTAACTTTGTTACCGTTCTTGGTAAATTATCAGCCCTACCACTTTTTCTTAAATCAGGGTGAAGGTAAAAAAACCTTATCAAATCGGTGAAATGCTTAGGACCACTACTAACATCaccaaaataatatttcttAGTTTTGTGCGAAGACGATTTTTGAGTATCATAGAATGCAAAATACTCAAGTGCAAGATCAAGAaaacttttatgttttttaaccTCTTCAGGGACAACAGTTTCGTAGAGATTCATCAACACGAAAAAAGGTATTTGATTTTCCAACAAAATCAAATCCCTTGTGATGCTTTTACACAACCAATCTTGTGTGAGAATGTAATCATCACTATGTTTCCCTCGAAACGACTTGGATTCGACATATTCATGTTCATGTTTCGATTTATCTGATTTCCATGAACCGTTTCTTAACAAAAGTTCCATGATGAAAACAGCATCCAACAAAATTGTATCCACAAACTTCTCTTTGCTGATGATGTCATATGGAAATTTCTTCGCATAAGAGTTTCTTATATTTTGTTCTTCGTTTTCGAGATAGGTTTTGTAATTCTTGATCGTTGATTGTTGACTGGATTGCAAAAGACGCTCGAAAAAGAAATGGAAGTACCTTAACTTGTGTTGTTGCATTGATTGAAGTTCTTCTTTGCCAAGGTGAATTGGACCAATTGAGATTAATTGAGGAGTGTAAGCTTCTTGTTTCACTTTTCGAAGATTGGGAGGAACTTCATAGATGCTACACTCTGCTAAGCTTAATTTTTCTAAGACTTTAATGTCGATTGTGTGTTTCACCATCTCATATTCAGTTTCCGATAGAGTAACAGCAGAAGAAATATTATCTGGTGccataatattatttttcctaTGACATTTTTCGTAAGTAAAAATTAGAGCGCAAAAACATCGACATGTAATAGACATATGAAACTATTTTAGCATCTTATATATACACAAATCACTTTAATAGATGTATCATATTATAGCTGAATATTTGTGAACCAATTGGGTAAATCCAATTAATATCCTATTATCCAACGCGTATTTTTTTCATAATCGTTGAAGTTTGGGATGATTCTAATTAGATTAAAGAGcgatagaaaataatttttcacatgTTGTCATGCTTCTACATTTTGTCTACTTCCCTATTGAAAACCGTGACCTATTCACATATTTTAAGTAAGAAATTAAATTGGATCTTTTACTGTCATTTCTGTTTTATTCTTGTTGTTCTTCATCTACTGACTGATAGTAAAAGAAATAactttaaagaaagaaaaaaaaaagaagatgaatgGACGATTTAGTAGCACAGACAACAGGAGAGGATGAGCTATAGAGGATCTAGATCTTTTAAGTAATACTGCCTACAAGCGAGCCTCTAACAAAAAACCAAACAAGGGTATGACTAAATATGTGACTTAAgcatatttcaaaatatattttatgcaggttaaattttaattgaaaattattaaaacttgTTTCATTAGCACACTTTACATTTAACAATACAGATATGTCAACTTTTCAATGTTCCAACAGATTACCTAacttttatgtaaaaaaaacaaaaaacagatTACCTAACTTTCTCAccaataattaaattttacagacatatttttcaaaagtcATGTAAAGcaaacattaatattttttttttaaattaaaggtATCCTCCGCGCGcaattgcagagactaatcccctcAAGGTAACTGAAATCCATTTAAGAGGGACCAAATAGTTAAGGGactcaagtatctaccacttttgccacactatgttggtaatattttttttttttactcaccATTAAAATCCAgttaagaaaatataattgGTGTATACTTTTTCTGTTCTATTAGGTGtaaaatttagaccaaatatattaactttttgtTAAGctgttttatttatattttgagataGAGAATATATACTTCTTTCAAAATAAGATAACTGATAAATGACTTCAGAAAACAAAAGGTCCCTTGcttttttccaaaaaaagaaATCTTTGAATATATACAAAGGATGCCCTCATCTTCATGTGCAGACATAAAAGTGCTCATACCAGCCACAAAATGTTCTTTGCCACTTTGGCtaaatgcattttttaaattaaatattcagTCCAATATCTACTAATATGGGAGACTAATCACACTGTCCTCTAACAAAATGGCCAATTAAAGTCATAGCATAGTTCAATCCTATATGGATTAATCGAACCCGAAAAGAGACACCGACATGATTCGAACTACAAATTTAGAGTTGAACATACTTCTAGATCTCAAGCTTATACAACCATACAAACTCCTAAAGGTTTGCGTAAAGGTAGAACTAAAGCACATCAAGACTAAAACGAATCCACTATGTAAGGTAACCAATGACAATttaaatacaaacaaaaaccaaaatgaATAAATGGAAAGGGTAAGctagacaaattttttttctaaaagcaTAAAATGATTTTACAGTGAAGTCTAGTGACTCAAAAAATAGTGGCTTAAATAACGACAAAAAGTGATAAGCATTGTTAACCACTGCAAGAATCAAACATAGATTAACATATATAATAGAATATGTAAGTGAACATTGAATGAACCTGAAAATAAGTTCCTCCAACAACTTCAGAGTTCCAAGCTTTTGGCTCTCAAAGTTCAAAACTCTCTCCCTTAGTTAGTCCTTAAACTTTAGGGATATGCTTTATAGAAGTAGTAGTAGTTAGTAAGTGAAACTTAGAAAAGTCAAAGAAACTAAAGAGTAATGTTAAAACACAAAGCATATTATTAGGAATTCTTGCAAAATGTAATGCATTAACTATGCCTTGCAATATTGTAAAattaaagtagttttttttttttaataaaaaactcGGTATCCGATCTAAAGATCAACTAATTCAGGGATAAATCTCGGTGTTAGCATAACTCAATTGAAGTCGGAGTAAAGCTCTATATAATTTGACCTAACATAGAAGTTGTTAGCATTTGTGAGATTCCAACATGACTCTAGTATTTGTAAATTGAAGTAGTAGTTTAgctataaaagaaaatattaattttttatttaaggcttaattaataaaatagtcccttaaagatatttttagtttcacattggtctcttaaagaaaaaaaggtccgaataggtcccttaaagaagaaaaaaagtcccaataggtcccttaaagacatctccgttaatcagtttggtcccttaaagacatctcctttaatcagtttggtcctcgaaaaaatggacggaaaggaccaaactgattaacggaaatgtctttaagggacctattcggactttttttctttaagggacctattcagtcatttttttctttaagggaccaatgtgaaaccaaaaatatctttaaggaaccattttactaattaagcctttatttaataatatatatattttttttttgaatgccATACTTTATCAATAATTAAACTGATCATTAAACATAATTTTAAGTCTCGGTGTTATAGTACTATGAAGCAATAAATAAATGGACGTACAAAATAATGTGAAGAAATTAATAACCTGCATGAATAGCCCAACCACCATGATTTGTATATTAGTGATACCGACAGAATTTCCACAGTAAATTTTCaagtaattttattaaaatatttggtgaaaaattaaattaaattgagatATTTTTAATCCAAATATAGTTCGTAAAATATTTATAGAATAACCATTAACCAACATGTGcataaatgataaatatttgaCTTCATTAATCATTGATCATAGGTTTGATTTCTGATCGGTGGTACGAAAAAATATTTGTAGGAATAGGTCAATTTCTTAAGTGTGGATCTCAGTTACTTCGAAGAATTTAGTCACCACAGTTAAACATTTTCAACCCAACTGTGAGACATAACTCTAGTAATGGCcatattaatattgttatattaaatattttcacCGGGTTCAAACCCATATtctcacaatatttttttatcactttATAGTTTATTCAACTCATctataaattcaaaattaagaTGTTcgaactttttatttatttatggaaatAAGGGCCTAAGCCCGAAAAGATATTCGAACTTCGATGGCAATACCTTAAGAAATTTCACGACTTAGGCTATATGATTCTAGCTACGAAACTAATCTTTGAATTTGTAGTGagttttaattttcttattcatcttaaaattgGAATTTCCAATTATCCACTTAActacttcaaaaaaaataactatgGTCAGAGAACTATATAGTTTAAAAATTGCTAGTAATTTCATGATGGAATCTAAAAAATAGAATGCTATAAGCATTTttccataaaagaaaaaaatctgaaaaataaacttttacttataattaaaattaaataattaaaattaaagtacTATGGTCATATGTTTGAAGTTTGAAATACAGTATGAATGAATTGAACAAGGGAGAAGGTCATATGTTTACATCCGAATTTAATATTGGTTGGTCCGCTGAACATATAGGTTAAAATGTTAAATGAGGCAAAAATGAGTTATGATTAACAACCGATTTGCTTGCTACTATTTGTTAATTATAtattcacttttattttttagaaacgaatatattatatttaatttttgaataattaagTTTATCTagcaaaaaaaaagagtttgatGATTAATGTAACGAAGGtttaatttattcaaatttccatatttttttgattttttatggaagacaattcaaacacttgatttttgttttatttagttAGTAGGATATCACATTAATTAGTTGATCTCTTGCTCACCCTATGTTAAATTATCATTTCTTATGAAAAGATAATTATTTCTTGATCCGTAACCAACACATCATTTGCGAATTTTTTAATAGGCGACTCAAACTTTGCCGAGAAATACTAAAGGAGAAAGGGACCGATCATATCATCTTTTAGAGGTAGtaggaaaatattttattttatgtagtAATTTGAAAGGAAATCAATCAGATTGAATTCATTTTTTTAGGTCAAATAGTTTAGTGGAAATTCAACTCACTTTATATATACGTAAAATAATTACACGTGAATGAAAGACAAACGAGCAACAAGCCGCCGTAAGATAACTCGCTTTTAAAATGTAGAAAGTGAAACATTTGAACCTCATTTTATTTAACTTAAGCAATTCTAATCCATTTTCAGAgtcttcaaaataaataatcatttcCTAcggaaaaataattatttcttGATCCGTAACCAACACGTCATTTGTAAATTATTACTACTTTCTCTTAGCGACTCTTTCTTAATAGGCGACTCAAGCTTTGCCAAGAAATACTAAAGGAGAAAGGGACCGATCATTTCATCCTTTAGAGACAGTAGCAAagtattttatgttatttgtaaGGAAATCAGTTAGTTTCTCAACTcactttttttatcaaatagtctAATGACAACTTCAAATCACTTCTAAGATGTAGAAAGTGAAACATTTTGGGCcttacttttaaaataaaatttaaatttatctatacacaatttatttttttctcgcTATGTATTTATACTCTAGACGTCTTCGTGTTACAGTATATTTTAAAAGAGTAGTGTTATATGAACACAAAAAGACCGAACAAAAATATGACACAATCTTTCTACACTCACAGTACAATTATCGAGAtgtgcaaaaaatattaaaaaaaacataaagtgaaactttgttgtatttttgttagaaTATTGTGTTCAAATAATATTTCTCATTTTAAAATGAGGTTTGAATAAAGtcattaaatttctttattttcttttgtttgagagGTGAGCTTATTGGAAGACCTTCTGAGAGCTATTAATACCTTTCAAATCTTAAATGCTTTAGATATTTTGGGTTTGGAAGTATGATACTATCGGGATCGTTTTGTTTAATCAGCATATTTTGTGTTGGTGAGTATTTTAGTAGCTTAAGTAGTCTCTCTTGTGGTTTCCGAGCAAATCTTGAAGTTgcaaaaatgtgaaagttttGAGTGCCTTCTAAAGTGATAATCTTCTCTTGGCAACTCCTTCAAAATAGAATTTCAGACCCGTCAAAACCTCTTTATGCATAATGTTATTAGAGATCCTCTTAATACTTCATGTATTCTCTATGGCACTACAGCTGTGTCGGTTGAACATATATTCTTAAGTTGTAATTTGGCTTCGTGTGTCTGATACTCCATTTTTAGGTGGTTAGGGGTTGGGTTTGTTTTGTCGAGGGGGATTATAGGTTTATTCGATCTTTGCCTTGGGTTGGGAGTGGGTATAGGAGGGAACACCTACAATGGTTGTTAGTTTGGCATATCGTTATTTGGTCAATATGGATTTTCTGAAACAACGTAATTTTTGCTAGGGGAACGTCGTCGTTTGAATATCTAGTTGATAGGGTGAAACTTCTTTCTTTGAGGTGGTAGCCAAAAACCGTGGTCACTCTTGCACTTTATATGAATGAGATGTGCAGCCTTTTTTGTGTTGAAGCCGTTAGAGTGTTGTGTCATGGTGAGCCTTAATCTTGGAAGGCGATGGGCCTCCTTTTTGCCCGCTTTCTTTAGTGATCTTTTACTTTCCCTCTTTATTCTTGTATCTCTTTTCTTTGAGGTT from Trifolium pratense cultivar HEN17-A07 linkage group LG5, ARS_RC_1.1, whole genome shotgun sequence encodes:
- the LOC123885676 gene encoding UPF0481 protein At3g47200-like, with the protein product MAPDNISSAVTLSETEYEMVKHTIDIKVLEKLSLAECSIYEVPPNLRKVKQEAYTPQLISIGPIHLGKEELQSMQQHKLRYFHFFFERLLQSSQQSTIKNYKTYLENEEQNIRNSYAKKFPYDIISKEKFVDTILLDAVFIMELLLRNGSWKSDKSKHEHEYVESKSFRGKHSDDYILTQDWLCKSITRDLILLENQIPFFVLMNLYETVVPEEVKKHKSFLDLALEYFAFYDTQKSSSHKTKKYYFGDVSSGPKHFTDLIRFFYLHPDLRKSGRADNLPRTVTKLMDSGVSFEKVVKGRLLDITFEKKPFLSYFLCLGCLPSFSCLNNFKARLRIPQLKVDHTTECVLRNLIALEQCQYQEQPYICNYVSLLDSLIHTQVDVDFLVEKEVIVHEMGSDKEVAMLVNGLCKHVVVNSTCYYEIINELNKHYQNIWNRTMAALWLVYFRDAWRSSSTLVGLAFLVYTAFNFVRLAKILFY